Proteins found in one Hippopotamus amphibius kiboko isolate mHipAmp2 chromosome 12, mHipAmp2.hap2, whole genome shotgun sequence genomic segment:
- the TSPAN9 gene encoding tetraspanin-9 isoform X2 — MARGCLCCLKYMMFLFNLIFWLCGCGLLGVGIWLSVSQGNFATFSPSFPSLSAANLVIAIGTIVMVTGFLGCLGAIKENRCLLLSFFIVLLIILLAELILIILFFVYMDKVNENAKKDLKEGLLLYNSENNVGLKNAWNIIQAEMRCCGVTDHTDWYPVLGENTVPDRCCMENSQGCGHNSTTPVWKTGCYEKVKMWFEDNKHVLGTAGMCVLIMQILGMAFSMTLFQHIHRTGKKYDA, encoded by the exons ctCTGTGGCTGTGGGCTGCTTGGAGTGGGCATTTGGCTGTCGGTGTCCCAAGGCAACTTTGCCACCTTCTCCCCCAGCTTCCCATCGCTGTCTGCAGCCAACCTTGTCATCGCCATAGGCACCATTGTCATGGTGACAGGCTTCCTCGGCTGCCTGGGGGCCATCAAGGAGAACAGGTGCCTCCTCCTCAGT TTTTTCATCGTCCTGTTGATCATCCTCCTGGCGGAGCTGATCTTAATTATCCTCTTCTTTGTCTACATGGACAAG GTGAATGAGAATGCCAAGAAGGACCTGAAGGAAGGCCTGCTGCTGTACAACTCGGAGAACAACGTGGGGCTTAAGAACGCCTGGAACATCATCCAGGCCGAG ATGCGATGCTGTGGCGTCACTGACCACACAGACTGGTACCCAGTGCTGGGGGAGAACACGGTCCCCGACCGCTGCTGCATGGAGAACTCCCAGGGCTGTGGGCACAACAGCACCACCCCCGTGTGGAAGACG GGCTGCTACGAAAAGGTGAAGATGTGGTTCGAGGACAATAAGCACGTGCTCGGCACGGCGGGCATGTGCGTCCTGATCATGCAG ATTCTGGGCATGGCCTTCTCCATGACCCTCTTCCAGCACATCCACCGGACTGGGAAAAAGTACGATGCCTGA